From a region of the Paenibacillus lutimineralis genome:
- a CDS encoding Ger(x)C family spore germination protein produces MRTTGILLAACLMAMLLSGCWDQQLLKDVRIIDISGLDLEPEGKLRNTSSVMDVSGSQSTQKELNEVHSGKGNTTRELRDILDREISGIYSSSKLRVILLGEALAKEGIYPYLDVLYRDPTSALNARIAVVEGSAREAINLKKVGTKLIGEHFNKLIQSMERKTVVPDVNLQLACPSMLTQGNDFAAPYITKTETSPTVSGIALFYNDKMTGTLSAEDSVLYLLMADKLAKEANLTLKVENAENQRPENYIAIDIQSLKRRLKINVQDGRKIKVKLDLKLKVAATEYPRDHLNEKKYVNPLNKTIGEELTRRAQAITQKIQQANHDGFGIGQSIKAYYPNTWKGLHWPDDYAKVEFDSSVTVHVVNHGIMN; encoded by the coding sequence TTGAGAACAACAGGAATTTTGCTTGCAGCCTGTTTAATGGCCATGCTTCTGTCGGGCTGTTGGGATCAGCAATTGTTAAAAGACGTCAGAATCATAGATATTAGCGGCCTGGATCTGGAGCCGGAAGGTAAGCTTCGAAATACCTCCTCCGTGATGGATGTCAGCGGCTCGCAATCCACCCAGAAGGAATTGAACGAAGTCCATTCGGGAAAGGGAAATACGACCAGGGAATTGCGGGATATTCTTGACCGGGAGATTTCTGGCATATACTCCAGTTCCAAGCTCCGTGTCATTCTTCTCGGCGAGGCTTTGGCCAAAGAGGGCATATATCCGTATCTGGACGTATTATACCGTGATCCTACAAGCGCCTTGAATGCCAGGATTGCTGTCGTTGAAGGTTCAGCACGCGAGGCCATCAATCTCAAAAAGGTGGGAACAAAACTCATTGGCGAGCATTTTAACAAACTAATTCAAAGCATGGAGCGTAAAACAGTTGTACCGGATGTTAACCTGCAGCTGGCATGTCCATCGATGCTGACTCAAGGCAATGATTTTGCAGCTCCCTATATTACCAAAACCGAGACGAGTCCGACCGTTTCCGGGATAGCCTTATTTTACAACGATAAAATGACAGGGACATTATCCGCAGAGGACTCGGTGCTGTATCTGCTGATGGCCGATAAATTAGCAAAAGAAGCGAACCTGACGCTCAAAGTAGAGAACGCGGAAAATCAGCGCCCGGAAAACTATATCGCGATAGACATCCAAAGCCTAAAACGAAGGCTGAAAATAAACGTCCAGGACGGCCGAAAAATTAAAGTAAAGCTGGATTTAAAATTAAAAGTAGCGGCTACCGAATACCCTAGAGATCATCTCAATGAAAAGAAATATGTGAATCCGTTAAATAAGACGATAGGGGAGGAACTGACCAGAAGAGCTCAAGCCATAACGCAAAAAATACAGCAGGCCAACCATGACGGGTTCGGAATCGGACAGAGTATCAAGGCTTATTATCCGAATACCTGGAAAGGACTGCACTGGCCGGATGATTATGCAAAGGTGGAATTCGATTCAAGTGTAACGGTACATGTTGTTAACCATGGAATTATGAATTAA